In Euwallacea similis isolate ESF13 chromosome 5, ESF131.1, whole genome shotgun sequence, a single window of DNA contains:
- the LOC136408809 gene encoding uncharacterized protein isoform X2 has product MSLRRTATERPPARSTNLVGKFTQSVRRIVQDVKDEGTTSGATKEEVIETNERLRAVRVRMDESYDTAKKALVGLMTKYNESKHVHNVFQRYSLLKTMIKDVIRLETQYWTLVDIPKQEKQETVPAFVLRACSIMEKTQKSGESVKTSTKLAEEVIDKKERIERLENMTTSQIDAENTQMTNDLYRLIKKYSGLRNLIRQLKIEYTNVKMYPMVIRYPMLKDMIKDIMLHPDYMEVCHEVDV; this is encoded by the exons ATGTCACTTCGCAGAACAGCCACTGAGCGTCCTCCAGCCC GTTCCACCAATTTAGTGGGTAAATTCACACAGAGCGTGCGACGCATCGTTCAGGACGTGAAAGACGAGGGTACTACCAGCGGAGCCACCAAAGAAGAAGTGATCGAAACCAATGAGCGACTGAGGGCGGTGAGGGTGAGAATGGACGAGTCCTATGACACGGCCAAGAAGGCCTTGGTAGGCCTCATGACCAAATATAACGAAAGCAAGCATGTCCACAACGTGTTCCAGAGATACTCCTTGCTGAAGACTATGATTAAG GACGTAATTCGATTAGAGACCCAATACTGGACGTTGGTGGACATCCCAAAGCAGGAGAAGCAGGAAACGGTGCCTGCCTTCGTGCTGCGGGCCTGCTCCATCATGGAGAAAACGCAGAAATCTGGGGAAAGTGTCAAGACGTCCACTAAGTTGGCTGAGGAGGTCATAGACAAGAAGGAGAGGATAGAGAGGCTAGAAA ATATGACGACATCACAAATCGACGCAGAGAACACCCAAATGACCAACGACCTCTACAGGCTCATAAAGAAGTATTCAGGGCTCCGGAACCTTATACGTCAATTAAAG ATCGAGTACACAAACGTGAAGATGTATCCAATGGTCATCCGGTATCCCATGCTGAAAGACATGATCAAAGACATCATGCTGCATCCAGACTACATGGAGGTGTGTCACGAGGTGGACGTATAG
- the LOC136408809 gene encoding uncharacterized protein isoform X3, whose product MTLFMLMKNPSLGSTNLVGKFTQSVRRIVQDVKDEGTTSGATKEEVIETNERLRAVRVRMDESYDTAKKALVGLMTKYNESKHVHNVFQRYSLLKTMIKDVIRLETQYWTLVDIPKQEKQETVPAFVLRACSIMEKTQKSGESVKTSTKLAEEVIDKKERIERLENMTTSQIDAENTQMTNDLYRLIKKYSGLRNLIRQLKIEYTNVKMYPMVIRYPMLKDMIKDIMLHPDYMEVCHEVDV is encoded by the exons ATGACATTGTTTATGCTAATGAAGAACCCAAGTTTGG GTTCCACCAATTTAGTGGGTAAATTCACACAGAGCGTGCGACGCATCGTTCAGGACGTGAAAGACGAGGGTACTACCAGCGGAGCCACCAAAGAAGAAGTGATCGAAACCAATGAGCGACTGAGGGCGGTGAGGGTGAGAATGGACGAGTCCTATGACACGGCCAAGAAGGCCTTGGTAGGCCTCATGACCAAATATAACGAAAGCAAGCATGTCCACAACGTGTTCCAGAGATACTCCTTGCTGAAGACTATGATTAAG GACGTAATTCGATTAGAGACCCAATACTGGACGTTGGTGGACATCCCAAAGCAGGAGAAGCAGGAAACGGTGCCTGCCTTCGTGCTGCGGGCCTGCTCCATCATGGAGAAAACGCAGAAATCTGGGGAAAGTGTCAAGACGTCCACTAAGTTGGCTGAGGAGGTCATAGACAAGAAGGAGAGGATAGAGAGGCTAGAAA ATATGACGACATCACAAATCGACGCAGAGAACACCCAAATGACCAACGACCTCTACAGGCTCATAAAGAAGTATTCAGGGCTCCGGAACCTTATACGTCAATTAAAG ATCGAGTACACAAACGTGAAGATGTATCCAATGGTCATCCGGTATCCCATGCTGAAAGACATGATCAAAGACATCATGCTGCATCCAGACTACATGGAGGTGTGTCACGAGGTGGACGTATAG
- the LOC136408809 gene encoding uncharacterized protein isoform X1, with translation MGRGDRHKRGRSDSGSTNLVGKFTQSVRRIVQDVKDEGTTSGATKEEVIETNERLRAVRVRMDESYDTAKKALVGLMTKYNESKHVHNVFQRYSLLKTMIKDVIRLETQYWTLVDIPKQEKQETVPAFVLRACSIMEKTQKSGESVKTSTKLAEEVIDKKERIERLENMTTSQIDAENTQMTNDLYRLIKKYSGLRNLIRQLKIEYTNVKMYPMVIRYPMLKDMIKDIMLHPDYMEVCHEVDV, from the exons GTTCCACCAATTTAGTGGGTAAATTCACACAGAGCGTGCGACGCATCGTTCAGGACGTGAAAGACGAGGGTACTACCAGCGGAGCCACCAAAGAAGAAGTGATCGAAACCAATGAGCGACTGAGGGCGGTGAGGGTGAGAATGGACGAGTCCTATGACACGGCCAAGAAGGCCTTGGTAGGCCTCATGACCAAATATAACGAAAGCAAGCATGTCCACAACGTGTTCCAGAGATACTCCTTGCTGAAGACTATGATTAAG GACGTAATTCGATTAGAGACCCAATACTGGACGTTGGTGGACATCCCAAAGCAGGAGAAGCAGGAAACGGTGCCTGCCTTCGTGCTGCGGGCCTGCTCCATCATGGAGAAAACGCAGAAATCTGGGGAAAGTGTCAAGACGTCCACTAAGTTGGCTGAGGAGGTCATAGACAAGAAGGAGAGGATAGAGAGGCTAGAAA ATATGACGACATCACAAATCGACGCAGAGAACACCCAAATGACCAACGACCTCTACAGGCTCATAAAGAAGTATTCAGGGCTCCGGAACCTTATACGTCAATTAAAG ATCGAGTACACAAACGTGAAGATGTATCCAATGGTCATCCGGTATCCCATGCTGAAAGACATGATCAAAGACATCATGCTGCATCCAGACTACATGGAGGTGTGTCACGAGGTGGACGTATAG